The following proteins are co-located in the Deltaproteobacteria bacterium RIFCSPHIGHO2_02_FULL_44_16 genome:
- a CDS encoding penicillin-binding protein activator LpoB produces the protein MMKCFFTTSLIILTLALSGISCGRRYAKGKYIDPNEIILRSDKFVESDLQQIAEKISSSISTSPEVTEHSGKLVTMMSLFGNDTDEHIDMKSLSDKSRTLLFKSGKFTFVNENMRPAVKEEIVYQESEWVDPKTAKKRGRQLGADYFLSGTLSSIKQPVGRQEIVYYKMTFSLTDLEKNTILWTDDLEIKKRFRKRFTGT, from the coding sequence ATGATGAAATGTTTCTTCACCACATCGTTGATTATTCTTACCCTTGCGCTGTCAGGAATCTCTTGTGGTCGGCGCTATGCAAAAGGAAAGTATATTGATCCCAATGAGATCATTCTCCGATCTGATAAATTTGTTGAATCAGACCTGCAGCAGATTGCAGAAAAAATCAGTTCATCGATTTCTACTTCACCCGAAGTAACAGAGCATTCGGGGAAACTTGTGACCATGATGAGTCTCTTTGGGAACGATACGGATGAGCATATCGATATGAAATCGCTCTCCGATAAGTCACGCACACTTCTGTTTAAGTCGGGAAAATTTACGTTTGTGAATGAAAACATGAGACCAGCGGTCAAAGAAGAAATAGTCTATCAAGAATCAGAGTGGGTCGATCCCAAGACAGCGAAGAAACGTGGACGTCAACTCGGCGCTGACTATTTTCTCTCAGGCACCCTCTCTTCGATCAAACAGCCGGTCGGCAGGCAGGAGATTGTCTATTACAAAATGACGTTCTCTTTGACCGATCTTGAAAAGAACACGATCCTCTGGACTGATGATCTGGAAATTAAGAAGCGCTTCCGCAAACGCTTTACTGGTACATGA
- a CDS encoding GTP cyclohydrolase codes for MKDVQNQRDDRQIPIDKVGVKGIRYPISLLDKHEKEQHTIASINMYVDLPHHFKGTHMSRFIEILNEYRREIHIDRLPEILAQMRKSFDASSAHIEIRFPYFIAKSAPVTKSIGMIDYECFFTASSTYQNDDSILGVNVPIMTLCPCSKEISEYGAHNQRGIVSLEVRQKKMIWIEDLIEIVEKAASSPIYSLLKRPDEKFVTEQSYNNPKFVEDVVRDIALTMNEHDNVSWYRISAENFESIHNHSAYAFVEKDKKS; via the coding sequence ATGAAGGATGTTCAAAACCAACGCGATGACCGCCAGATCCCGATTGATAAGGTCGGAGTGAAAGGCATTCGCTATCCGATCAGCTTGCTCGACAAACACGAAAAAGAACAGCACACGATTGCATCTATTAATATGTATGTCGATCTCCCTCATCATTTTAAGGGGACCCACATGAGTCGATTCATTGAAATTCTTAATGAATATCGACGCGAAATTCACATCGATCGTCTTCCCGAAATTCTTGCGCAAATGAGAAAAAGTTTTGATGCGAGCTCAGCACATATTGAAATTCGATTTCCTTATTTTATTGCCAAATCTGCTCCGGTCACAAAAAGCATCGGAATGATTGACTACGAATGTTTTTTTACGGCATCGAGTACGTATCAAAATGACGATTCCATTCTTGGAGTGAATGTTCCGATCATGACGCTCTGTCCTTGCTCTAAAGAAATCAGTGAGTATGGCGCGCACAATCAGCGTGGCATTGTCTCTCTCGAAGTGCGGCAGAAAAAAATGATTTGGATTGAAGATTTGATTGAGATTGTTGAAAAAGCCGCAAGCTCGCCGATTTACTCGCTTCTCAAACGTCCTGATGAAAAATTTGTCACCGAGCAATCTTACAACAACCCAAAATTTGTTGAAGACGTGGTGCGTGACATTGCCCTGACAATGAATGAACACGACAATGTCAGTTGGTATCGCATCTCCGCAGAAAACTTCGAAAGCATCCACAACCACAGTGCGTATGCGTTTGTGGAAAAAGATAAGAAAAGTTAA